The window TGAGAGAAATCAGAATTGGTAAACTAACCAAACGTTACGTTCATAAACACTCAAAACATTTACGGTCAACAAAATACGTATTGCACCCACCGTGAACTGATCAGGCCGACGGTTTTCAGAGGCAAGAAAATGCAGTCTCATTGTTGATATTGTCTTGTATTCTTTGTACAAAATATAGAAGGTCCAAAATGTGAATACATAAGCCATCATCACGTGTGCCCAAAACCTGAAAGAATATACAACTAAGTTTTCCATTAGGAAAAATATGCAATGGCATAAGTCTCCTCCTTCAGGAAACAAAACAAACAtcaaattttcaacccaaaaaaaAGCATATTCTTTTCATTCATTTGCAAGCATTTCTTGTAATCATTCGTGCAGAAACTATACTCCCTCGGGCTGCCAAGAATACTAAATGAAGAGCGCTATCTGGTATACTATCTATTTTATGCTatagaattgaagaaaacaaCAAAGGTACCGATTTTGTGTCACAACATCTGTACATGACTACATGTTCATAAATATCTTTTACAAACATACAAAACGTATATGAATTTAAACCCTTCATTATAGCAACTTATAATTTTTGACAAATATATTGACGATTTCTGATTTGCATTTGTTCATCAAAGTAATTATTCAATGTGGAACATTTTCTACCAGCAAACTCATTTTATAAAAGATGGTTGTATAGAATCAAGTATCCACTTACAACAATAACATCAAGCGGAGGTACTAATACAAAATGGAAACAAGTCAACCCTCACCTCTGTGATCCTGAAGGGACATTGGATATGGAAAGTCTATCAATATTACTGAACGTTAGATCCTCAATGTGCTCTAATGTTTCCCCAGCAGTCCAATTAACAGGCACTAAAACCGCAAAAGAAAGCATTGTGATAGGAACAAAGATTTTCAAGCTGCATTGATAATTCAGGAGTTAGATAATATACAAGGAACTTTGTAAAACAAGTTTCCAATATCTTCTACTTATcgtttttttaaatttccaaataGAGCTCTTTGTTATCATCTCCTTATGAAATGGCAAAGGAAAAATGCAAACCTTGTGGGACTCACCCAAGAAGGTAAATCCGTATATACACTGCAGAATCAAGACCAGCATGATCTATAAGCTCTTGTTCTGGCATTTTTAGAGCTGCAGGCATCCAGTTCAAGAACCTAATGTATGTTCTGAAGTCCAAGTTTACAAATTTATTCACAAATGCTCCAGAACTTCTAGGACTTGCTCGTATACCCTTCAAATACCATTTAGGGAAATACACTCTGTCATTGATTGGCTGAAGCCGTACAATTGCAAAGGCCAAAAGGAAAACAAGTGCGGATAGTAGGTTTATCACAGCTGAAACAGAAATATCTTGAACACTAGCCATATCTCCCTTGAAATGTTAGCTGTCACCTGTTATTTGGGTGGAAACTTTTTAGAATATTTCTGAAGGAATTGACAGGGGAATGACAAGTAGAGATTTCATTGACAGTTTGAATATAAACTACGAGATActattttgttaattttttccATATTTCTCATTCCAAAGACAAACCAATTTCCACTCATTCCTACTGTTAAGAGATAATGATATAATGTCTAAAGGAGTCAAACATGAAATAACGTCTAAGGAATTAGAATTGAGAATGATTTGCAACCATAAAGTTCATTGGCATTATGCATACAAAGAGGGAGCTAGTTTGCTTCGTTCGTATTTCAGAAATGTCGTTCAGCACCTTTTGCTTTATCTATTACCAAAGACAACAGAACGCTTGAACAATGGATCTGCAAGCTTGAGAACACTACTTGCTGGCCAATGTTTAGCAATTATCAATAGTTTGACCATTTAGCAGTCAGGAGGATTTCAATCCATAAGCTGGTGCTTCTAGAATAAACTATAGCAACTTCCAAAATAAACAACCAACTTACATAACTCACACCAAACTTATCAAAAACTTATTGAATATGACATTGAGGGCCCAGGATAGACCAATACTGGCTGAACGAAAAAGGAAACAGTCTTTTAAATAAAGCAGCCTGAAAAATTTGATCGTCCAATCCAAAATATTGAGCTTCAGAAGAATATTGAAGTAAGGAACTAACCAGAAAAAATGCCACAGCCAGAGGGAAAGGCGGCGACGTAAGATTCTGGCACACAAAATCATCCAAAGAGAGAACGCACAAAAGTTCTCGCCTTTCTTGTGATCATAAGAGGTCAGAAGAAAGGAAAAGTTGGGTTTAAAAAAAGGTCCAATTTGTTTTGAAAGAGAAGGACATAGTAATTAGAGTTTCTTAGCTGGATAGAATTGGTCGGTAGCGGGAGCTGAGAGGGCGGCAACAAGAATGGACACGGCACGGCCGGCTTTTGGAGGGACGAAACCCATGTATATAATGCGTGTCCGTGTTGCTAAACGGATAGCACAATATTTAATTTCCTTAATACCAAATCTAATTAAGTTTCGTGATTAACTCATACTCCTATATACTACTactataaataatattaatatgatTTACATATAATATAACATGTTATTTTAATATATTCTTCTTTAGTTTATCAGCTGAAGCAATTGTTACTAGTACTATAAGTTATTGAAGGTTAATTTAACTTGATGGATTCATTAGTGTAATATCTTATCAAGATTATTTGAAGTGAAATAGTAAGTCTTGTCTCTATATAAATTTACGTTATTTACTCCTGTTATTAATGTGTTGAATGCTCAGTGAAGACAAATGTTGAGTGCTCAACTTGGATGCGACCAAATTTGTTTGCTAATTTTGCTTCACGAAAAAATACTTACATGCACTTTACTatatcaatttaaacaatttaacttCAGAACTATAAATTGAAGCGAGAATTTATAtgttattcaaaaaaaaattagagTAGGAAATATATATCTAAATCGCACATTTTGCATTCATTTCTTAGCCCCACCTAGTCAAAATCTTAAACGTTGGCTAATTCGCACGGAATCTCATACCGTAGAGACTCACCCAACAATAGTTGTATGATTGTATGAGGACATTCTCTGCTTTTGACAAGTGTAATTGTGGGTCCATTTGCTGACATTGGattgatttaaataaataaaaagaaaaggtgAATTTGTAGTTGATAGAAAACTTAATAGAGAAATGGAGGGAAAGAAAAAACGTGAAAACCATTTTTCCTCCTTAATTACCAACTTTTGTCATCACAATAGAGAATAGACTCCAACAAAATTTCTCACCACTTTGTATTGTTTATCAACATAGTCCAACGAATGCCACAAAATAATACTCCATATACATTTTGTatatatctttcttcttcttgttttttttattatcatAGTTTATATCTTTCTAAATTCATCTTCGATCAGTTGCCAAAGCTTTAAAACTGAATCTTTAGAAGTTATTCATCGATATCAATATGTAATATAAAATTGCACTCACAAAATACTCTTCTTGTCAATATCAGTATGAAATACAAAATTATGCTCACAAAATACTCTTCTTGTCGATATAAAATTTATCTTCTTGTTAATAAATTGCTCCTTATTTTGGTATATAAATACAAATATGTGCCCACTGACATTGAGACTTTTGCATTTGATCCATTTTGCTACCATAccaatacaaaaatattatttactgttgaggtttttattatttaaagatgaaatagtcttaaaatgagggtgaatgggaaatagagggaaaatgaaatttttgagtaaaattttaagtttccccctcttgacaatgagacattgtcccatattagaAGAGGAAaggatttttggtgggtatatatataattgctcttcttgtagctcttaaagagttaagaagaaagcaagtctcgcgccgtcgtcgtcgctcgctcggcttcggcttcggctttacaggatgacacgtttaggaatcacctatgtaagtgtgaagtgttagccgcttcaaggagaactttgtaaggccagttctctacgcacttatgaaatcaggcggtgttcatggctgaaacgaacacaacaatgagaaccaaagatggttaagggttgattgtgtgacttatggttgtctaggtatacaccaaagttcgacggttcaaagatatcaaatctaccgattgaccgagtatatccgacataagttcactactgaaagttcaaagggaaacctacttatccaggtgcgattaatccttgcttgcaaatcacatgaatgggaaatggaggaaaaatgaaatttttgagtaaaattttaagttttcccctcttgacaatgagacattgtcccatattgaaagaggaaaagatttttggtgggtatatatataattgctcttcttataactcttaaagagttaagaagaaagcaagcctcgcgtcgtcgtcgtcgtcgctcgctcggctcggctagGCTACGGCTtcagattcggattcggattcggattcggattcagcttcggatttggatttggatttggatttggtcaaatgatcgattgattgattaattttttggaccaaatttatttgttaatagtaaatattaacgtaagattatccgcatttgtaacggatatatTCCAATCtgtgtattgaccaccagctgcaatagcagccgcctaatgctctacggctacggcttcggcttcggatttggatttggatttggatttggatttggatttggatttggtcaaatgatcgattgattgattaattttttggaccaaatttatttgttaatagtaaatattaacgtaagattatccgcatttgtaacggatatgttccaatccgtgtattgaccaccagctgcaatagcagccgcctaatgctcttcccaccatggccaagtgcttgctccacaaacaagctagtgcatgctccaccatggagggtggagggtcgttcatcttcaaagctggctgctatatatatgtgcagcagctgttgaagaaagacacgaaCGAAAAACGAAAACACCAACAaaaactgaaaacgctcaactttggctatacattgctctccttcctctcagcatttccatacgattttctgagtttctactcctttgttctgcattgttttaacttcaaacaaagcaactgtaagtgtgatttgctaccgaactttgtgttcgctgaaacactggggtttgaagtaccgctacaccagtgtgtgattcgttctatcatgggaggaaataatctataatcttgggtactaggaggggattaaattccttaaggaaacactgtgaattcagtgggctcgaatttattactgttaacttatattttgcagaattattatttacaaatacagcaatattggcgggactaacaagaAGAGAACTTGAGACATTTCATACAATCCAGTCGAAAGCTTACAAGTGCTACCAAAAATATTCTAGGTTCTATAGTTGATGCTGGTATTCGTGCAAAAAAAAGTTGTTCGATACCTTCAGAATAAAGCAGGTGGAATTGAAAATGCAGGATTTACTGAACAAGATGCTCATAACTTCATACAAGCGCATAAGAGAAACATGATTAGTagtggagatgctcaaactttgGTAAATCATGTTATGCATTTGCAATCAGAGGATTcaaacttcttttatttttttcaagttGATTATGCAACTTCTTTTGGAGAGATAGCATATCTTGATTGCACTATGAGTGTTTTGGGGATGTGATGATTTTTGACACTACATATATCGTACAAATAGATATGACATGATTTGTGCTCCATTTGTTGGTGTTAATAATCATTAGAAAAATGTTTTCTTTGCATGCACACGATTGATTCTTTTGTTTGGTTATTTCAAACATTTTTGAAGGCAATGGGAGGAAAAGCACCAAGAACAATTTTTACCGATCAAGCTCATGCCATAGCGTTTGCCGTTAAAGAAGTTTTTCCTGATACGTGTCATCAATTATGTGAATGGCATATTGACAGAAATGCTCAAAAGAACAAACCAGGTCTTTACTGGAAATCGGGATTCAAAGACTATTTCGATAAACTCTTGTGGAGGTGCACGTGAGAGATAGAATTTGAGTTAATATGGCAGAAAATGATAAGTGATTGCAATTGTGGGGGTAACACTTGGCTTCAGAAGCTATATGACTTGAGGGCGAAGTGGTGTCCCGCATTCAGTCGTTCTTTTTTCTCCGCGGGTATCAGATCAACTCAAAGAAGTGAGAGCACGAATAGGGTCTTTACAGAAATGGCATGCAAGACAATGAGTATAACTGAATTTGTAAAGCACTACGAGCAACGGGCAACTGAAATGCGTGATATTGAGGCAACTGAGGATTACAAGTGTCGAGGAAAACCTAAACTTTCCATAGAAGATTATGGGATCTTAAAGCATGTTGCTAGTGTTTACACCAGAAGAATTTTTTCCAGGTTTTAACATGAATTTTTGCAAGGGACAACCAAAAAAGTAGTCAATATTGATAGTAATGGGACTAGTAGTAAGTTTACAATTTTAAAGGGTGAAAGTGGGCAAACTGAAATCGTCTAGTTCAATTCTCTTGACAAATCCATTATTTGCAGTTGCCACATGTTTGAATCCATGGGTTGACTATGTTGTCATGCACTGAGAGTTTTGTTCTTTGACTTGAACTTTTCTTGTATCCCTGAGCAATACATTTTGAAAAGATGGACTAAGAATGCTAAACATGGTAATGGATTTGAGGAGTACATCAATAAAAAGGAACCGTTAAAATCCTCTATGGCAATTCGCTTAAATGGTTTAATGAAGGAGTCGTTTGCAGTTATGACTTTAGCAGCAAATGATGTCGACTCCGAGGAAATTGCTAGAAAGTATTTGTATCAAGCAAAGGTTGAGATAACTAAGCTCCAAATGCGTTATATGTAGACGGTCGTGATAAAGATCGGCATAAGTTTATTTCAACTATTGATCCTCTACTAGGTGGTATGGATCAAATTCTGGATCCAatcaagaaaaaaggaaaagggataTGTGAGATTAAAGCCAATTACTGAGCAAAGAAGGAGAAGGACATCTCAAAAGGTATCAAAAGCTAAAGCAGGACTACCACATGCGTTCGCGGGATTACATTTTGAGGTCTAATCTCTATACATGTCAAGTTACATATTTTTTGTTAATGGTTTTTGCATCTTTCTTTCATCTAATAAATTTAATATGTATTTTCCTTCCAATTTCAAATATGCAGCTTTATGGAGATTCAAATAGTACTTTCACCCAATTGTTGACTCAAGAATCAAGCTCGCAGACAGCATGTTGCAGCCAAAATCAAGCTCAAACTACAACCAATGTTGGCATCAAGTTCTCATACCATATTCATATTGTTACTGTCGTTCGTAGAcagttatttgggttaattcttcagcAAAGAATAATCCTTGTTTGGAAAGGGGGAATAGTTTCATCTAAGCGTTCTTGTCTTGATAGCGTTTAAATGCATCCCCTAGtaaatcaatcaatcaattactAGGGGAGCAAGATTAAATGGAGTACAATTGTTTGCAAGAGaatttcaaatatttaattattgAACCAAACGCCAAGTGTGACAGACGGTTCTTTTTTCAGTTAGATTTCAGCTATTGCAGCTCAAGTTTTCAAAGTTATTGCGGCTCCGATTGTCTAGTACCTCTCCAATGTGGTTGTTACTGTTCCATTGCCTGTTAGGATTTTTCGGAAATAACCTCTACTCCGGATAAGATCTGTGTACTCGTTACCCTCCCAAACCACAACCACACACGTGAAATATTAATgggggttgttgttgtttcatgtacATACAAAACAAGTTAAATTGACCTTCGAGTTTCAGTTTGACGTCTTTCCTCTTTTTAACTTTCCAATTGgggctttcaaattctttcttatgGACAGAGATTGTAAACTCAATTAATTGGCTAGTATTGAAGCCACAATATTTGCACTGGACTTTAGTGATGAACAGAAAAGATTATTCTTAAGTCTTAACGAAGAAATTTAAGCCAATAATAAATTATAAACTGAAACCAAACCGAAAAAACCaccaaataaactgaaaatcctGATTCAGTTCTTATTCTTAACATAACAACAGGCTGAATTACTAAAACAAAATCCCTCGTCCCTTCTTCCCTCTCTCTCTCCTTTTGAAATTCTTGGTTGGAAACTCAAGGCATGATCAGGAACTTGTATACCTGTATGGCGCCAGGTCGAAAAATAGCTGCCGGCAAAGCACGTCTTCTGGAGGCGGATCTAGCTCATAACTTATGGGTTCATCGAATCAACAGTAAATGAATTCGAACCTATAAATTTTAAATCTTGCGCTTCTGTCTGGCGATCGATTTCTTCCATCAAGAAGTAAGCCCAATTTTAGACCATTGAGAAACCCATTTGGCCATTTCTTACAATCTGATTCCCGCGATAGAAATAATCGCCGTCAAAAGCTTCATCGCTGCTATCTTCACCTTCGTCTTCGTCTTCATCGCCGACTTTTTCTTCGCCTTCATCAGAAGATAAAGGAACCAGCCAACAAGCTCCGTGTAAATGCCCATTCACACACACAAAGTACTCTAACCCACTCTCCATCGAACCAAGCCGCCGCGCCGCGCTTTTAGGAACGAGCCGAGCCGCCGTCATACTCCAAACCCGTGCCCCACAAAACGgacattttattttctcttcaaGCTCCACCTGCCTTCTAATCAAACACGCCCTTGTCCTAGACCTCATAAATCCCCAAAATACCCCTCTAAATATCCCCAAATCATCATCCTTATCCCCAGTTGGATGCTCACACGGATCACTTACGTACAGCAAATCATTTCTACATTTCTTCACCAGAAAACTCCGACCGGACGTTTTTGAAAACCGGGACGTTTTCACGAAGTGACCCGGAGCCGGTTCGCCCACTTGAAAATGTCGGCTGGACCGGCATCCGTTGCAGAAAAACATCAATTTAGCCATAGCTTGCCATCCGCCGCCAATTCTACCGCTAGGCGAACCGTCTGTTAACGCCGTTATCATTTGCGGAGCGCGATACACACACATCTCTCTCCAGAGAATCCTTTTTGCTACTGCACGGAGCTTTCTGTTAACACACGACATTTGACAGAGTGTACGGATATCCCAATTAATTGACGCAAAGACGGGGATGAGAATCCTCTCATCGTAGATTCCAGAACCTTCCGATTCCGACGAGTCTCCGGCTGAATTAAAAAGCCGTTTTTTACTGTGGTTGTCGCTCATTCTTATTATTCCGACGGGTATCTGGTCGGCTACTGGCAAAGGCTCTTGTATATATAGATGGCTACGAATAGATAAATTAACTGCCTATCATTACCCCCCAAATAGAAAAAATGTTGCTACGTGGAGCTGTTTCATTGGATGATAGAGACAATTGTGGATATGATATTTCTTAGGGTCAAAGTAAGTGTGTGGAAGCAAGTGAGGATCTAGGCGACACGTGTCCTTTATTAACCATCTTTTTTGGGGCTCGAAAATATCTCAACGAATACGTGTCAGGGCTCCGAATatctagaataatataaatatttgtaGCGCTTTCAGCAAGTGATATGATTACAAGTGTGTATTGGTACAAGCTTACACGTTTAATTTTTTGGAATTGTTTACCGTACCGACCGAAGTCCAAAGAAAAAGATAGATATCATGTCCTATTATGGATCGAGTACTATAATAAACGGTACCTTTTGAATTTTCTGTTACAAACAAATTTTTATGTAACCGTCtcatttattttgaatattttttgatattatatcaaaatattgttatataaaatatatattataatataatataaaaattaattacgAAAAAACTTGATTTTTATAGTGAAATGCTGTTATATAtgaatgttgttatagagagttCTGATTATACTAATTAATTGAAAGATAATTCTGAAGTGCCTAAGATGGAAGTGGTTGATATGCGTTCTTACCAGAAATAAGATCCTCACTTTGTCAAAAGTGAGACATATGTAGTTCATCAATGGTAGAAAGAAGTAATTTTTTTTGACAAAAATTATCACAAGTAAAAAGTTCAAAATTTCTTAGGCCGAAAGATTTTTTTCACTTTGTTTACGAATCTCAGGTTTCCATTTCTTTGACGGGCGAAGTGCTGCAATAGTTATTTTTAAGTccgttatttaaaatatattcataatttgtaatatatttaaaaactaaTCAATTCATCCAAACTCCAGAACTAAATATCGTGAATTTGAAAATTCAtgacttatagcctgtttggccaagtttttctaatcctaaaattatttttttttataacactcctcaaatctataaaagtttcaaAACGCgctaaatataaaatttaattttttttatcttaccTTGAATGCATAAAAATTATACTTATATTACAGATTTAAAAATTATacttaattttaatattattaattattaaaagtggaTATCATTAAATACTtgttaagttaaaaaaaaaaaaaaaaaagcaaagtaAGTCATATAAGAATTGGGCTTAAAGCCCATATAGTGACCTGTTCCATCCTAAGCAAAAGGCATAAAACCTTGGACAAAAGTCAGATTGAGAAAATTACAAAGAGTACAAagcaaccaaaaaaaagaaaaaaggcagAGACTTCTACGGACAAGAACCAGAAGCACGTTCTAGCTAAGTACTACACAGGCAACGAAAATTCTAGATTTCTTTACAAATAATTAGTTCTTGAACGCaagtatataaaaaattatattctcaattattttgtAGTATAAGAATTAGATAGTTAATTCATTTCTTTCTCTATATCAACAATAAGTTTAATGTTTAGGTGtgaaatttttaaattaattaaattgcactggttgttgtagaatcgactgtttgacgggtataaattggactggggcctacgtattggctcgaggagttttgaggtgagttgatataaccctttactaaagtggttttaACTCACAAAGGCATGCATataaggtgtttgatgaattgcataAAAGAGTTAATATATACTTAATTGGAGTGAGTGAGTacctattagcttagaattattttctagctaaagtttagatgatttattcTGATATAGgtgcataaattttcagatttttgtattATTCTTATTTgtcattttcatgttgaaaattcatgaagaagcaagaatctttagaaatacttttgaatgtttatttcattcgTATGCCATGTTTTACATTTAAAGATACCAGTATGAGTATGTATAGGATGTTCCCGAAAAGATTTAGACTTAAAAAGTCACAAGAAGgagtttagaaagaaaagatttttgggagtatcctctatTCTGAGCAGGGGTCATTGTGCAGGCAGAGAGTCttgaccaaggcgttgacttcctgaaactatttgtgccaaagtagggagcacacgagccgagggtatcgttgctgagaatttacttagccagtctaaggtatgatacatgagcgctaagaaccatgaagcgagtggcacctcgtggattgggcctattcgatcaggttgggatcgaacccatgccgatcacacggtgactaagacagaaataggtcaggatagttggaactcccgaagtataaagtgaagtattttttttataagaaagaaaaagaaaagaatttcttttagaatattcataaactgctattatgcaattattttagaattgttcttagAAACTTTATGTTTCCATGCCTTTAGAATctttgctcgtaatgtatattttattaaagttttGTCCCCTgtcgttgagactcactgagtataATGGATGGTACTGATATTCTCTTTTGAGAACCTACGTTGGTttgcggtacaacgtaggaaccggttttgcaggcgagcaggctacaGGTTAGGACTTCCCTCATTTCCAgcgctattggtgagctccgcttttgttcgtggagtactCCTTTAAGTCGTCATtatttagctatttctttgtttacttagagaactggccaggaaatctcatgtcccGAGCAGTGCATCAGTTTATCAATAGAGGCGTCATAGATACAATCGTTGGGTTAAGATTCAGGTGTTTTTGATAATAATTTAGCAGTATTTCAGTGGTTACTACGAATAAAATTTTGGAttgatttattttagatatttaaattaattaaaagtatttagttaaagtattgccttgttgcatataaagtttgaagttataatagatttgataagcgcagatggttcgctcggtcatgtttagtgatcggGTGCCAGTCACGGCTTGTttagaaaatgggtcgtgacaaacttggtattagagtttcaggtttatggagtcctaagggtctatgaagccgtgttagTAGTGTCCTATTTATGGGTATGAAGCGCGCCatacttataaataggaggctacaAACATTTAGAAAAAGTCTCAtttttttcatactttagatcgtgcagtagagcctACCTCTAAGAAATTATTTAATGTATTCGTTTCTCCAAAACTCACAGAAATGGCTCGTACTGGCAAATCTGACACCGACACTCAAGATGTTGCTCAAGAAACTATTGTTACTATTGTGGCTCAAGGTAGAACTAAGAAGGCTTCAACTCAGAAAAGGAAGGGTAAATCCACAAAGGGGGTTCAAGTACCCTCGGTTGAAAATGAAGAAGGGTTGGAGCATGATGATCCAGTACCTTAGGATCCAGTGCCGCCCCTAATAGCAGCTCCGGCTCAGACAACTATATCTCTAGAGGCGGGTCAGATGTTTAATGATGTCAACAgtgctatggagatgtttaaAGTCTTCATGGCCAACCAGGACGAGAGAAGAGAT is drawn from Nicotiana tabacum cultivar K326 chromosome 22, ASM71507v2, whole genome shotgun sequence and contains these coding sequences:
- the LOC107816653 gene encoding EID1-like F-box protein 3; this encodes MSDNHSKKRLFNSAGDSSESEGSGIYDERILIPVFASINWDIRTLCQMSCVNRKLRAVAKRILWREMCVYRAPQMITALTDGSPSGRIGGGWQAMAKLMFFCNGCRSSRHFQVGEPAPGHFVKTSRFSKTSGRSFLVKKCRNDLLYVSDPCEHPTGDKDDDLGIFRGVFWGFMRSRTRACLIRRQVELEEKIKCPFCGARVWSMTAARLVPKSAARRLGSMESGLEYFVCVNGHLHGACWLVPLSSDEGEEKVGDEDEDEGEDSSDEAFDGDYFYRGNQIVRNGQMGFSMV